The Methylobacterium currus genome contains a region encoding:
- a CDS encoding calcium-binding protein: MSHRSHHQVPANDHNVQEDFGDYRLLIGERDPDAYPGTGRMDIAFGRGGSDYLAGRGQDDDLQGGKGNDVLLGGAGMDHLDGGKGNDVLIGGGAADALRGAEGNDYLNEGVGHGDLEGGPGNDILTGGPGGDAFVISPDSGNDVITDFSAGPGILDHLAVRDLAPEDLRFQDTSAGVKISWDVTGGEGSVLLAGVRKTDLAQDDFMFTDDRMLIQPTSADADHVTALSYAKDEGFNLGAPNPGSDTGSANTFRFDEFNVREGSSQADTFQGTGERDYYFGLGGNDLLFGAAGDDDLRGDAGDDVLDGGAGQDDLRGGAGSDRLYGGDQADNLMGEDGNDKLYAGAGHDMLDGGKGNDELNGGDGADAFIVGPDTGNDVVTGGFDAGPGAFDHIAFRDILPSQVTVADGVSAHDDGHTGVLVSWQTDQGNGSIFLEGLTKSQMAQDDFMFNADDGRAGAFVNDPAITSVGSQLIFQ, encoded by the coding sequence ATGTCGCATCGCTCGCACCACCAAGTCCCTGCGAACGACCACAACGTTCAGGAGGACTTCGGCGACTACCGATTGCTCATCGGAGAGCGAGATCCCGACGCCTACCCCGGCACCGGCCGGATGGACATCGCCTTCGGCCGAGGCGGGAGCGACTATCTCGCCGGCCGAGGCCAAGACGATGACCTGCAGGGCGGCAAGGGCAACGACGTCCTCCTGGGGGGCGCCGGCATGGACCACCTCGACGGCGGCAAGGGAAACGACGTCCTGATCGGCGGCGGGGCCGCGGACGCATTGCGTGGCGCCGAAGGGAACGACTATCTCAACGAGGGCGTCGGACACGGCGATCTTGAGGGCGGTCCCGGCAACGACATCCTGACAGGCGGTCCGGGAGGCGATGCCTTCGTCATCTCGCCCGACAGCGGCAACGACGTCATCACCGACTTCTCCGCCGGTCCCGGCATCCTGGACCACCTCGCGGTACGGGACCTCGCGCCCGAGGACCTCAGATTCCAAGACACTTCCGCCGGTGTGAAGATCAGCTGGGACGTGACCGGGGGCGAGGGCTCGGTCCTGCTGGCGGGCGTCCGGAAGACGGACCTCGCGCAGGACGATTTCATGTTCACGGACGACAGGATGCTCATTCAGCCGACGAGCGCGGACGCGGACCACGTCACCGCCTTGAGCTACGCGAAGGACGAGGGCTTCAACCTCGGTGCCCCGAACCCGGGGAGTGACACCGGTTCCGCAAACACGTTCCGCTTCGACGAGTTCAACGTAAGGGAAGGCTCCAGCCAAGCCGATACGTTCCAAGGCACCGGCGAGCGGGACTACTACTTTGGCCTAGGCGGGAACGACCTGCTGTTCGGGGCTGCCGGGGACGACGATCTACGCGGCGATGCCGGCGACGACGTCCTCGACGGCGGTGCGGGCCAGGACGACCTCAGGGGCGGCGCCGGCTCGGACCGGTTGTACGGCGGCGATCAGGCCGACAACCTCATGGGCGAGGACGGCAACGACAAGCTCTACGCCGGCGCCGGCCACGACATGCTCGACGGCGGCAAGGGGAACGACGAGCTGAACGGCGGCGACGGCGCCGACGCCTTCATCGTGGGACCCGATACCGGGAACGACGTCGTCACCGGCGGCTTCGACGCCGGCCCGGGCGCCTTCGACCATATCGCATTCCGGGACATCCTGCCGAGCCAAGTCACCGTTGCCGACGGGGTCTCGGCGCACGACGACGGGCACACCGGCGTCCTGGTCAGCTGGCAGACGGACCAGGGCAACGGGTCGATCTTCCTTGAAGGCCTGACGAAGAGCCAGATGGCCCAGGACGATTTCATGTTCAACGCGGACGACGGACGGGCAGGCGCCTTCGTGAACGACCCGGCCATCACGTCGGTCGGCTCCCAGCTCATCTTTCAATAG
- a CDS encoding type II restriction endonuclease, with amino-acid sequence MTNVNDAWIGNLIRHWREDPGASYRTWFLWEERIKNFRSIRRGIQAVIDEIRSDTFGNAYRGSSLETIVSSIAEQRQVFKGADHAFLWKPKLRIPDIYEDRANQLAFGRFLDACLCCNAEAQVLAAIRTLDQSRIKGLGPAAANLLYFLHPTVASPFNTAIVKGFNALMGANVKLGRWDEYLAMRQGILALNAAHRTLLSNDLGAVAGFLFDVGSGRYPLPERDATGALERWREDLERVRAEAAGAASKAAQAASEADHTHTEIQGWLRDLGLALGFDVWVASNDGGRPYAGGRLSDGCLDRLPERLTANGTAETVRLIDVIWLEKASRDVAAAFEVEHTTSIYSGIVRMLDLALGVEGGTARNLFLVAPDNREEDVRAQFARPAFSRVSELDLRYLPYSELRGHRETIARFGTGLKGVLAIARPVGAPR; translated from the coding sequence ATGACGAACGTGAACGACGCCTGGATCGGCAATCTCATCCGGCACTGGCGCGAGGACCCAGGCGCCTCCTACAGAACGTGGTTCCTGTGGGAGGAGCGCATCAAGAACTTCCGCTCGATCCGGCGCGGCATCCAGGCGGTCATAGACGAGATCCGGTCCGACACCTTCGGCAACGCCTACCGCGGCTCCTCGCTGGAGACCATCGTCTCCTCCATCGCCGAGCAGCGCCAGGTGTTCAAGGGCGCCGACCATGCCTTCCTCTGGAAGCCCAAGCTTCGCATCCCTGACATCTACGAGGATCGGGCCAACCAGCTGGCCTTTGGGCGCTTCCTCGACGCCTGCCTTTGCTGCAACGCCGAGGCGCAGGTCCTGGCGGCCATCCGAACGCTCGACCAGTCGCGCATTAAAGGGCTTGGCCCGGCCGCGGCGAACCTGCTGTACTTCCTGCATCCGACCGTGGCCTCCCCGTTCAACACCGCCATCGTCAAGGGCTTCAACGCGCTCATGGGCGCCAACGTGAAGCTCGGCAGGTGGGACGAGTACCTCGCGATGCGCCAAGGCATCCTTGCCCTCAACGCCGCCCACCGGACGCTCCTGTCGAACGACCTCGGCGCCGTGGCCGGCTTCCTGTTCGACGTCGGGTCGGGGCGCTACCCGCTTCCCGAGCGGGATGCCACCGGGGCGCTGGAGCGATGGCGGGAGGATCTCGAACGCGTGCGGGCGGAGGCGGCCGGCGCCGCCTCGAAGGCGGCCCAGGCCGCAAGCGAGGCCGACCATACCCACACCGAGATCCAGGGCTGGCTCCGGGACCTCGGGCTCGCGCTCGGTTTCGACGTCTGGGTCGCCTCGAATGACGGGGGCCGTCCTTACGCAGGCGGCAGGCTGTCCGACGGCTGCCTCGACCGGTTACCCGAACGGCTCACCGCCAACGGAACGGCCGAAACGGTCCGGCTCATCGACGTGATCTGGCTCGAAAAGGCGAGCAGGGACGTGGCGGCGGCCTTCGAGGTCGAGCATACGACGAGCATATACTCCGGGATCGTGCGGATGCTCGACTTGGCGCTCGGCGTCGAGGGCGGGACGGCCCGCAACCTCTTCCTCGTCGCGCCCGACAACAGGGAGGAGGACGTCCGGGCGCAGTTCGCCAGACCTGCCTTCTCGCGTGTGAGCGAGCTGGATCTTCGTTACCTGCCGTACAGCGAGCTGCGGGGGCATCGCGAGACCATCGCGCGCTTCGGAACCGGCCTCAAGGGAGTGCTGGCCATCGCACGGCCGGTCGGCGCGCCCAGGTGA
- a CDS encoding four-helix bundle copper-binding protein yields MHQMRPDMQACIDECLRCYQTCLGMASNHCLPAGGKHVEAEHLRLMLACAEICRTSAHFMLLGTSHHKHTCRECADVCEDCARSCEQVGDMQHCVDQCRRCAESCRKMAA; encoded by the coding sequence ATGCACCAGATGAGACCGGACATGCAGGCATGCATCGACGAGTGCCTGCGCTGCTACCAGACCTGCCTCGGCATGGCATCCAACCACTGCCTGCCCGCCGGCGGGAAGCACGTCGAGGCGGAGCATCTTCGCCTCATGCTCGCCTGCGCCGAGATCTGCCGCACCTCGGCGCACTTCATGCTCCTCGGCACGAGCCATCATAAGCACACCTGCCGCGAGTGCGCCGACGTGTGCGAGGATTGCGCGCGGAGCTGCGAGCAGGTGGGCGATATGCAGCACTGCGTCGACCAGTGCCGCCGCTGCGCGGAAAGCTGTCGGAAGATGGCGGCCTGA
- a CDS encoding NADH-quinone oxidoreductase subunit A, producing MERMPAQSPVLGDFGFVALVLLMAMGLALLAVAAFARAPTRTVRAPPAWAQFRFGYAVYALIFLAFDMEMIFMYPWAVVFADIGMSAFLDMLVFIALLSAGIAYAWGMGGLRWE from the coding sequence ATGGAGCGGATGCCGGCGCAAAGCCCAGTCCTGGGTGATTTCGGGTTCGTGGCCCTCGTGCTGCTCATGGCCATGGGCCTTGCGCTGCTGGCCGTGGCCGCGTTCGCGCGCGCGCCAACGCGGACCGTCCGCGCTCCCCCCGCGTGGGCGCAGTTCCGCTTCGGTTACGCGGTCTACGCGCTGATCTTCCTCGCCTTCGACATGGAGATGATCTTCATGTACCCGTGGGCGGTCGTCTTCGCCGACATCGGCATGAGCGCCTTCCTCGACATGCTGGTCTTCATCGCGCTCCTGTCGGCTGGCATCGCCTACGCCTGGGGCATGGGCGGGCTGCGATGGGAGTAG
- a CDS encoding metal-sensitive transcriptional regulator, whose product MSGSEKDHGGVTVNHKQQLPRLRRIEGQVRGIQQMIETERYCVDVAHQIDAVIAALRRVQSDMIRDHMHGLVQASVASNLSQEERQRLADEIGSLIGRIV is encoded by the coding sequence ATGTCGGGTTCCGAAAAGGACCACGGTGGGGTCACGGTCAACCACAAGCAGCAACTCCCCCGGCTGCGTCGCATCGAAGGGCAGGTGCGTGGCATCCAGCAAATGATCGAGACGGAGCGATACTGCGTCGACGTCGCGCACCAGATCGATGCCGTCATCGCCGCGTTGCGCCGAGTGCAGTCCGACATGATCCGCGACCATATGCACGGGTTGGTGCAAGCCTCCGTCGCGAGCAACCTCTCGCAGGAGGAGCGGCAGCGCCTGGCCGACGAGATCGGCAGCCTTATCGGCAGGATCGTGTAG
- a CDS encoding NADH-quinone oxidoreductase subunit H: MAVLGALLGGAALTLAVEHAFVRIDQEAGPARHTELRHNLQLPNADRWLLPAGPVVALAGVALAMVVLPLGPGLIGRDLGIGLFYVIVVVDFVVLGLALAGWGANTPEGVEACYRIVAQLVAYVVPLGLAYVGVIMMARSLSTVVVVDAQRGLWFVVLQPLGFLLYVVTGLMQSYRAPFLEPFAASLGGGVLGVVGGWSALVWRVALAGVLLVVAAVGAVLYLGGPSGPWLPGWAWMLAKTYGLMALMLGLGRLVRPLSTAETLALSWKILIPLGLVNVLLVGGLILLGVGPGA, encoded by the coding sequence TTGGCGGTCCTGGGCGCCCTGCTCGGGGGGGCTGCCCTGACGCTCGCGGTCGAGCACGCGTTCGTTCGCATCGACCAGGAGGCCGGCCCGGCGCGGCACACCGAGCTGCGGCACAACCTCCAACTGCCCAACGCCGACCGATGGCTGCTGCCGGCCGGTCCGGTCGTGGCGCTCGCGGGCGTCGCGCTCGCCATGGTCGTGCTGCCCCTCGGCCCCGGGTTGATCGGGAGGGACCTCGGCATCGGCCTCTTCTACGTCATCGTCGTCGTGGATTTCGTGGTGCTGGGCCTGGCTCTCGCCGGCTGGGGCGCGAATACCCCCGAGGGGGTCGAGGCATGCTACCGCATCGTCGCCCAGCTCGTGGCGTACGTCGTGCCGCTCGGGCTCGCCTACGTCGGCGTGATCATGATGGCCCGTTCGTTGTCGACCGTAGTGGTGGTCGACGCGCAGCGCGGCCTCTGGTTCGTCGTCCTACAACCCTTGGGCTTCCTGCTCTACGTCGTCACCGGGCTGATGCAGTCGTATCGCGCCCCGTTCCTGGAGCCGTTCGCGGCCTCGCTGGGCGGCGGCGTGCTCGGTGTCGTGGGCGGCTGGTCCGCGCTCGTGTGGCGGGTCGCACTCGCCGGCGTGCTCCTGGTCGTCGCCGCGGTCGGGGCGGTGCTCTATCTGGGAGGTCCCTCGGGTCCCTGGCTCCCGGGATGGGCCTGGATGCTCGCCAAGACGTACGGCCTGATGGCGCTGATGCTCGGGCTCGGGCGCCTCGTTCGCCCGCTCTCGACGGCGGAGACGCTGGCCCTCTCCTGGAAGATCCTGATCCCACTCGGCCTCGTCAACGTGCTCCTCGTCGGCGGCCTGATCCTCCTCGGGGTGGGGCCCGGCGCATGA
- a CDS encoding NADH-quinone oxidoreductase subunit J, giving the protein MMAAFDILAFGACSFVAVAGALGMATTMSMFRSGIFLMASFIGVAGLFILLSADLIGLLQVMMYIGGFLVMILFMVLVMHDPGGAMMAGMELSPLERWFSKGLVPRDEATSAGQDDPASGEGRSHAGNRHEGHAMPHGEGRHGHARDHGGGAMPHGAHGGHAEHRHADHQHGDGGHGGMDMSMVTPVRPLAAWLAAAAGVVLVGMLFLRPAWPVTDAVPDPDSARRVGNLLMDKYMVAFEGAGFLILIGIFGAVLLARPSTHPDDPSRAAKAAVDAKPEAIRDDRLAPLAEAGGAPEPEHHGSHHGHEDHVG; this is encoded by the coding sequence ATGATGGCCGCCTTCGATATCCTTGCCTTCGGGGCCTGCTCCTTCGTCGCCGTCGCCGGCGCGCTCGGCATGGCGACGACGATGAGTATGTTCCGCTCCGGCATCTTCCTGATGGCCTCGTTCATCGGCGTCGCCGGCCTGTTCATCCTGCTGTCGGCCGACCTGATCGGGCTGCTCCAGGTCATGATGTACATCGGGGGCTTCCTCGTCATGATCCTGTTCATGGTGCTGGTCATGCACGATCCCGGCGGGGCGATGATGGCCGGCATGGAGCTGTCCCCGCTGGAGCGCTGGTTCAGCAAGGGCCTGGTGCCGCGCGACGAGGCCACAAGCGCGGGACAGGACGACCCTGCGAGCGGCGAGGGCCGCAGCCACGCCGGGAACCGGCACGAGGGCCATGCCATGCCGCACGGCGAGGGACGGCACGGCCACGCGCGCGACCACGGGGGCGGTGCCATGCCACACGGCGCCCACGGCGGACATGCGGAGCACCGGCACGCAGACCACCAGCACGGGGATGGCGGCCACGGCGGAATGGACATGTCCATGGTGACGCCCGTGCGCCCCCTCGCGGCCTGGCTCGCAGCCGCCGCCGGGGTCGTCCTAGTGGGCATGCTGTTCCTGCGGCCGGCTTGGCCCGTGACCGACGCGGTACCGGATCCCGACTCGGCCCGGCGGGTCGGCAACCTTCTCATGGACAAGTACATGGTCGCTTTCGAGGGCGCAGGCTTCCTGATCCTGATTGGCATCTTCGGCGCCGTGCTGCTTGCCCGGCCCTCGACCCACCCGGACGACCCCTCGCGCGCCGCAAAGGCCGCCGTCGACGCGAAGCCGGAGGCCATCCGGGACGACCGATTGGCTCCGCTCGCGGAAGCGGGCGGCGCGCCCGAACCGGAGCACCACGGGAGCCACCACGGACACGAGGACCACGTCGGATGA
- a CDS encoding transporter produces MKHHVRLAAGAAAFAIIACDALPVRAADHTNLEQGLPVVIEDAYPIKENGLEIQGYLRYDRVPRSDPDGRSRLFVVPRVEWGATKNFQLSVETPYAVGDASETKQGAATVQGLYNLNTESLYLPAFAVAAGVSRPYGYRNGGTETELKFLATKSLGTPDPEGTSPFSYVPRQIHFNASWFHNFDPLTGRDAERTDRYRVGVAYSQPVTNELVVVADVYRETDRDRRRASNMAEVGVRYLLTPQTVLSGSAGVGFGGDRNQDFRFVAGIQHTLSYPFSFDPPR; encoded by the coding sequence ATGAAGCATCACGTGCGCCTGGCCGCCGGGGCCGCCGCGTTCGCCATCATTGCCTGCGACGCCCTCCCGGTGCGAGCCGCCGACCATACGAACCTCGAACAGGGCCTGCCCGTCGTCATCGAGGATGCCTACCCGATCAAGGAGAACGGCCTGGAGATCCAGGGGTACCTCCGCTACGACAGGGTTCCCCGGAGTGACCCTGACGGCCGGAGTCGCCTGTTCGTGGTCCCGCGCGTGGAGTGGGGCGCGACCAAGAACTTCCAACTGTCAGTCGAGACGCCATACGCGGTTGGCGATGCGAGCGAGACGAAGCAGGGTGCCGCCACGGTTCAGGGCCTCTACAACCTCAACACGGAAAGCCTCTATCTGCCGGCCTTCGCGGTGGCGGCCGGCGTGAGCCGACCCTATGGGTATCGGAACGGCGGGACCGAGACCGAGCTGAAGTTCCTCGCGACGAAGTCGCTGGGAACGCCGGACCCCGAAGGAACGTCGCCATTCTCCTACGTGCCGCGTCAGATCCACTTCAACGCGTCTTGGTTCCACAACTTCGACCCGCTCACGGGTCGCGATGCCGAGAGGACGGACCGCTACCGCGTCGGCGTGGCCTACAGCCAGCCCGTGACGAACGAGTTGGTCGTCGTCGCGGATGTCTACCGTGAGACGGACAGGGACCGCAGGCGCGCGTCGAACATGGCCGAGGTCGGTGTCCGCTACCTGCTGACGCCCCAAACCGTCCTCTCGGGCAGCGCCGGCGTCGGGTTCGGCGGCGACCGCAACCAGGATTTCCGGTTCGTGGCCGGAATCCAGCACACGCTGAGCTACCCGTTCAGCTTCGACCCGCCCCGATGA